CAGCCTGAAAAAGGGGTTTATAATGTCAGTTAGTGTCTTAGAACTTCACAGTAATgcacataaaatgaaaatttaagcAAATTCCCATAATGCTGTGAACCAGATGTTCACAAAAACCTCACAAAAGCACTTTTATAATGGCCTTTTAGGTAGGAGAGCTGAAACAGAGAGATATGTTGCATGGcaccttaaaaaaataaagctccaAATTGAGGAAAAAAGATCAGAAATTGAAAAAAGAAGTTGTTGACTAAAACTAAGCTGACCTCTATGATTTGCCCAATGAATAAAAGGTGACAAGTCTGCAGGTTTGGTGCCTTTTCTgcataatttattattattttttaatacaatttctTATGTGATGAGAGCAAGGAGTGGAGAGAAATTCAGTTCCTGAGTGTTTCCTAGCTGTAGAAGAGCAGGTGAAGTGTGTTACAGGTCAGCCTGCAGCCATCATCAGGAAACAGCTTTAGCTTCCCTTGCACTGCTTTTCTCCCTTCTAAGAGGCAAATCAGTGATGCTTGGGGGCTGCTACACTGCACAGGCAAATCTGCTGCAGAGAAGTCTATAAACCTGTATttgaagagaagagaaaacttattttctaaGCTAAAACAGAAATGACAAACACTAGGAAATTTGGGAGAGTTTTTGGTTTATCTTGTAAAtacttctggatttttttggcACAGCCTTTTGTAGCCAAGTGCAATATGCTGAAAGCTAGCTGGGTAACAGCATGCTCCATGCTTAGGACATAGGAACAGCATGTTTTTGTGTACTTATTCAAATAGCACTAGGGGTGAGGTtgctcaaaaaacaaaacaattccaCTAAAAGGAAcgaaattttttttaagtacacTCAGCATTTTGTGATTCATTTAGCTAGCCACCTGTGAAAACGTTACATTCATTTGTTCaggttgttttttaaattaacatgcattatttcagttaatttttaaaatataaaaggagCAAGAAAATTATCAAAAGAAAAGTGTGTTTTCCCCTGTTCAAATCAATatcaataattaatttttctctccagGTGAAGCTTATCCAGTTTTTTCAGAGAAGACTCTCATAGCTTCAGTTGCCTTTCCCACATTACACCAGTGCATTCCACAAAAACAGATGTTCACAGACCaccatggctgtgctgcctccattGCCTCCTGCTGACAATCAGTGGGTAATTCCAGTGGGAGAACAGAGGGGGCAGATACAGATAACAATACCACTATCCCAACTCAGTGTTACATCTCCAGGTTGGTAATGATTTACTGCCTTATATGAGAATGGCTCAATTGCAATCTCCTAGCTGATGCAGCTGTTCTAAGACTGTAGAAAAGAGCATTTTGGTCAGCATGTCTTTCCTGTGGCCTTGAGATATTAATTTCTTCATCCTTACTGAAACACAGGCATTTCCACTTCCACCCAACCTAGCACCTGCATTAGAAACTCATACAAGCTGAGAccagctgttttatttttgtgcaatttGTTAACATATTAATGCAGAACAAATCCCCTGAACAAGTCACAGCACACCAGTGGCCACACCATCTTGTTGCTTGAAGCACTAATGTGCCTGTTGTGACAAAATGCATTATCAAACCAGTGTCTTCCCATGATGAGACTGTCTTGCTCTAAGCAGTGTTCCTTGATGCTTTCAAGCAGGGAACAGAAAATGTGTGTTCACTTGCAAGGAAAAGTTCATCTCACAACAGATTTTAAACCCAAAAGAGCATggcctttggaaaaaaaaaatcctaacatATATGAGAAAGTGGCAACATGGTTAGCTGAGGCCACACCTTCACAGATGGGCATAAATGGAAATCCTGGTAACAGGAGTAAACTCTACTCTGAACATGCACTTTGGTACCTCTGCATTTGCTAAAGGGcaacttttgttttgttttaaatgccCAGCTTCACACAAACTTTTAAGgttgaaaataaatgaatgggTCACCCactaaaaaacctgaaaaactATGAAACTGCCAACTTGGAAAGACACTACTAAAAGTGGAAGTGCCCTGATCATCACTacaaaataagcaaaaccaGTGAATGGCACACTGTTTTAAGTAAAACATGATGCCATTTCATGCTGCTTACCCATCTTCATTCCAGGTACCAAGACACAAAACAAACTGGTCTTTCATAGCCTGTATTTCATTTAATTCCAAATTGAAAGACACCTTgtgctttaaaaacagaacCCAGTACAACTCCTCATCCAACTGGAAACAATCATGTATGTTTATTTTGTCATCAGTTCAACCCCATATGGTTCTCCCATCTCTAAAGttctgctgtgtcctgccaAAAATCACTTGCAAGTATCTTGTGACAGTCTAATGGGAACAGAAGTGCTGATAACAGTGAAACACCAGGacagctttgctttgctgagGTTGGAATGAACTGCAAGCACCCTACTTGTCCTAGAAGTCAGATTCTGCCCCCATGCACCCCCTGCTAGCCTTCTCTATCAAATCTAATTAAGTAAATATTCTTAGTTGTCTCTCACTCTTCATCCAGCACTGGGATTTTTCCCCAGTACTTTAGTACATAGACCCTTCTTGGTAGGGGATGTAATTAGACTTTTTGtcaaaaccattaaaaatttGGCTGTCTTGGTGGTGGTGGGGAGAGAATGAAGTACCATGAGATTCAAGAACAAATATTCAAGGGCAAAAGCAGCACAGGCCATGACAATTGAGAGTGATGAGTTTGACTCATTCTGCTCCAACTTATCTGAATAATTACCTTACcatttttcagaaagagaaGCTAGATTAACAAAGCTTGGCCTGTTAAGAGATCTCTTTAATTTATACCAAACTAAGTATTGATCTCCCTTAGGGAAGTCTGCTTCTTCAACTCCActacttcaaaacaaaaaagatcaAGAATCTGGATATTTCTAGGTTCTCAGTAATACTCTTGGATAGTGCTGGAGTTGAACTTTGCTTGCACAAACTTCCAGTTTGCACCAGTTATAGTAGAGGTTTATCTGTGTAGTTGAGCAAGAATGTTTTCAGACTCTTTAGATACCTCTGGATGACTGATGAAGTGGGGCACCTTGGAGAACCCCTTCCAACTGATGATTGTAGACAGCAACTGGATACCAAACACAATCAGAAAAATTCCAGACAACAGCAATGCTCTTAGCAATGCCCCAAAATACTCCCCTATGGCAAAAATACTGTAACAGTGCCAGAAAGCAACCACACTGTCATTAATCCATTACCTTAATTACAGAAGGGGGACATGGAGGAGGAAACCAAGAACTGGGATTAGTGGAGGCAGGCAAAGTCTTAAGGTAAAGAGGCAAGTTATGGTACTAGCAGACTCTATGATGGTACTGatggggaaactgggaaaaatagTCAAGGCAACAAAGAAATTAGCCTTTTCTCCCTCAGGAAAGGAAGAATTGAATATACAGTGTCATTTTCCTCTAGCTCTTCCTACTTTGGGACTTTCCACAGCTCTCAATCCCAGTTAAAGTCCGCTAATATTTTTCCCAACCAGGAATACTCATTTATGTAATCCAGAGtactttttctcattcttttaaCTGCAGGAATTCACCTACtaagcattttaaatttcaaatcagcatttttaaggtaaagttttattttgtgtttctcttaGAACAGTGATCAACTTACCTGACAGTCCTCAGAATCTTAGAGCTAACTTCAGGGCCACCACAattgtgcttttcttctttaaccACACAGCCTCAATCTTTAAAGtccttatatatatatttctttgaATGGCTTGCTAAGGGTTTTTTGAAtgggtgtgggttttttggtttctgGGGGATcttttttgttggctttttggttttggtttttttgtttgtttgttttggtttggtttcttttgttttgttgtttttttggttttttgtttgtttttttttttttttttttttttgagaagcagAGGATTTTAATCTTAAAAGAACAGTAGttcttttcatatttgtttCCTTAACATTATGGTCTTCTTCACAAGTCCAAATGTGAAGAATGCAAGAGCACCTGAGTGACAGATATTCCCATGTCAAATTCCCTTCAGAAACACACAAGGGACAAGATGGGATCTTTCTCTGAAGCAAGCAGCTGCATGACTGATGTCGTGCTTCCCTCTACTGTTTATCATTAGAAGCACAGTTAGCTCTTaacattccttaaaaaaaccaaaacagtgtACAAGTGAAGCTTTATTTGCAGGCAAAACTTAGCCAATAACCTtaatcaaaattttcttttctttattaaaataaaatagaggcTCTGAGCAGAAACATCTGCACTTATCTCAAGCTCAATATTACAGCAAATATCAACTTCAACACACTAacattatttcatatttttgtttacaGTCCTTTAAAGTCAACTTCAAGCAGGCAAAAGGCTTCAAAGACTAAAGCTTTGTTACCAAGAGTAAAAACATGTCaagaaccaaaaaaattattaaggAATTATGTAGTCATGTATGTCAGCAAAAAAAGTGTTATGTCATATCACTGCTTTCAAGAAATGAATTCCACAGATACATTAAAACTGCCAAAACAGTAGTGGTCTTTATTTCCATCAGACAAGTTTACACTTCAGTTAATATTACCATCTTTCAACATTTGGGAGATATGTAAGTTAATGActtaaaaaagtgaaatatacCCCCTTCAAAAAATATACTGAATTTTATACTGTCCCTCTGATGAATCATTTACATTATGTGACATCACATACAGTCTTGcaagacaaaataatttacaaactgtttttctgcctctcattTGTGAGCCCTCAAGGTGTCTGAGGAAGGCAAGTTCATACATGCTCCACAGCAACCTAAGTATATGGATTTCAAAGAGATCTCAATTCAACTTAGGGAAAAAATCTAGAGGTCCACAAATCAGAAAAGGTAGAAAATACACTATTGGAATAAACACTCAAATTTTAGTGTCCTGCAGGCAAAATTAACACCagtttaaaagcagaaaatacttcagttggtatttttctaattttagtAATTGGGCTTTTAATAATGCTGTTATCAGTTGTTTTCAATTAAGAACAAGTCAAACTTGCAGAATACAGAAGTGAAGACAATCCCCCTTTGCCATCTAATACACCAAGTGTGACTAACATCTTTACTACAGAACTCCTCATGTTGATCAGAGGTCTCCATCAGAAAGAGATTTTCATTTTagtgttaattaaaaaattaaaattttagttCACATCttctttaaagtttttattaaaCAGAAGAATCAGTCCTGCAAAACCAGTTGGCAGTCTCTTCCTATTACAATTTGTAACTACTGAAAAATTACAATCTTAAACCCCCTACTATTACCAAGCTTCCTCACAGTCCTTTGAAGAAATGCATTTAGCCACAGAATGgtttgcaaatttattttttggggggaggggtcAGAGAGATGTTAAAGTGTCTCATCTAAtgaggaaaggcaaaaaaaaatcaattactAGTTTTCACAGTAAAATGCATCAGCTTTGTAGTTTCATTTGAAACCAAGAACAAATCATGAAACGTCatgaaaataagataaaaaaaatctcctagAGTGATTACTAAATGAAGTTAAAATTACCACACTAATCAGTAAACcccagaagaaaagcagatgcCTCATATCACAGGTCCTACATTAAACAGtatccatttttttaaaataaatctgtaaaatCTGTATGTTTGGCCACTTTGCAcatttttcccctaaaaaatacagtgtacagaaaaaaatcttgtaattCCCGGTATGAATTCTGAAGTATAAGGTCAAAACCCAGAAATCAAAAGATCAGctaaaaggattttaaattatttacaaatCCAGCAGGTAGGACTACCATAATGGCTTCATTTCCATCCTTATAGTGGCTTTCACTCTTacccagcagcatctgcagcagaaatctcTTCAGACAGCTTCATCACTGATCATCTGTCATTTTAAGCATTTCTAGAAGAGCCCCAACAGCTCCAAAATAACCCTTtgaaaaaaggcaaacaaaagccaaaaccaaTCAAATTCCAATATAAGACATAACATGAACACCAAGTTTTCAGTTCTGTTAAGGCAACTAGAAGAATGTTAGCCCTGCCAAATATTTTCTCCAtctaaaatacaatttaataagATCATTCTTAGCTAGAAGAAAGGGCCTGATACAGGAAAAGTCTTACATAGTTCtccaaaattatattaaaaaaaaaaataaattacaaaaccATAATATTGATGCTGTACTGAGGCAAGGCAGTTTCTGCTATAGACCTGTACATCTGGTAGTCACCTCAAAATCATGCTTACAAACATGAACTATACTTGAGATTTTCATATACCAGCCCATGCAAATAAACATTATTGCTATCAGGGTCAGAAAGCAAATATGAGAAATGGGCAATGTTTAACAACACATACCACAAGATTAGTGATCAAACCAAGGAGTTAACaagtagtattttaaaatgaatcTGTAAACTGAATAGCATTTATGCAGAACTTAGCTTATGCATTCAATTCAAAGCAATGGCCGTTCACCCCTTTCAAGTTCACAAATAAAGAACAAGACTTTTGTACTTAAAAATAGAAGTTCAACACATATTTCCTTACCTCATGTTCCAAAAACAGAGCTTTTAGCTGTCCCTTGGACCAATAATCCATAGCATATGCTAGCACCTTCATAGAAATCATATTAATTCTGAGAAAGTTGCCAACAAACACCACCTTGTCGATGTTCTGGAAAATTGAATTTCAAAAACATAccagaaaaattatattcagcTAAATTATTTGCCTCCTTTAACATGTATCTCTGCCTCTATTACAAAGTTAAATGGTAATTTTAGGTTACATTTAAATACTTCAAACTGAAAagtcaaaaaatatttcagttactGACCACTAAGTAAGACACATTGGAAGAACAGGGAGGTGCAGTTTTATTCCAAAGAAAGTGAGAGACTATTATCAAAGATCAATATTTGCttaaaatattgaataaataTCACAACCATCCCAACATGACTCAGATGATGAGCATTTTTgtggtggtgtttgtttttttaattgtatatGGCTACACTGAAGACATCTCCCTGCCCCGCACGTTAAATGAATCAACTTTCCATAGATCACTCTGATTATTAGATCCAGATGGAGAACTTCTGAAAGCTAAAAAGAATTACATTAGAGATGGGAAGGAGAATCTTTCATTATCTATTATCAAGACTCCCTTTCCAAAAGCAAGTGAAATGGGGCTGGCATAATACTTGATATGTATAGTAGTACTTTGTTTCAAAGCTGATTTGAACTCAGTTTTCATTCAGGAAATGAAGATTTTTTGAACCATCAGTTCCAGGCTGCCAATGAGAAAGCCACAGACCATCCTTACTTGTATGTACATCACTGCAGTAAGCAGTGGCTCTGTTTAGTGTTTAAACAATGCCCATAACTATCTTACCAAGCCCAGTTCTGCCTGTTTTTATGCACAAAATTGCAATTGCATTTTGCATTGGTGTACCAGATGATGTTCACCAGACAACAGAACTGGTCTAGAAGATTTAGTAGGAGGCCACATCCTGGAGATAAAAGCTTTTACAGAAGTCCTGAAGAGCCCTAGGAATGTATCCACAAGAATCTTCTGCAGAAGTTTGCCAGAAAGGCTGCACAGGGGCTAGAATTAGCCTGGGTTACCCCTCTACACTGATGCAGCTCCATAAGGATCAACACTTGGCTCTGCAGCAATTCCTGTGCAGCCACACTCGTGCCATGTCCAGGACCTTGCCTGTGACACACCAGGGAACATCCTCACTGGAATGAACactcagtgctggggagagctgaTCCCCAGGCACTGTAACTCATCCACCCAGCCTCTGCTGAGTGAGTGAGGGGCACACCTGACTGCcctcacacaaacacagcaacacaaactttactgaaataatttagcTGCAGTCATCTCTCTCCTCAGACTCTGCAGTCATGTCAGCATGCATATGTACTCAGGAATTTATGAATGAAAATAAGAACTCCttaaatttcaaaatgctgCTATGGAACATGGCCAAGAGCACCCTGCATCCTTGGACAAGGCTGTTTTGTCTCTGAAGCAACTTCAGAGAAAGGAGGGACAAATATgcaattaattataattaatttcctGTAATGCCATCgcataaaattaattagaatCTACACTTCAATTTCACATgcacaagatttttttctgaatataaaaACAAAGCTATTGTTACCAGAAGCAATACCTAACATAGAGTataaaaattactgcaaattTTGAATCTTAAAGTACTAGTAATAACAGTGTGTATCAACATGCAAATTtcaattttgtttcaaatattcCTTGAGTTGACAAGGTTAAAAATTGTATCAATAATACAAAGTTTCCTATATTTTCTGAACTGAATTAAAACAAGTTTAGCATTTTTCAGAAGTCGAAATGCTACCCTTTAGGGAGACTTgttaatttacttttaaattgaCCACTGCTGAAGCTTTcaaagctgaaagaaagaaatcttaaaCTGCTGAAGAGATGGTGGTGATATGCTTATTTAAGCTAATCAAATTACAGCATCCTGGAAAAGACATGCACTCTCCCACTCTGTGGGGTCTTGGTAAGTTTTTCAACTACACTGCAGCAGAAAGCTACAGTATAGCTTTCATACAGTATATTCACATATTTGCCAATATAATTGAATAGAGAAATCTCTATAAATAACAGTAAAAAACACTGCACATATTTTTTCAAGGCAGCTTGTTCAGATGTGAATTTACATGTTCTGTGAGTAAGAAAAGTATAAACCAGATCAGTTTCCTTTATGCAGTTCTGCTGTGCCTAGGACAGGCCATTTCAAAGGGTCTGTGGCCAAATGGTTCCAGACTGTGGAATTTTCTACCCCACTGCCAACTTTGTGCAAGCAAATTTGCTTTGAAGTTCTGCAGacagaatatttcatttattccccagcctcatttttttcctgcacataTGCAAGTCATTTTCAACACAATATTAAAGTTGCAATCATTGGGAAAAGCTTATCAAAAGTCATGCTTCAGGGCATAAATTGATTCTTCCAACCTAAAAGTGAGCATTACCATAACCCTAATCTAATACATACAAGCCCCACAAAAGAATATCATATTCAACTCTTTATTTAGCTCTTATTTGAGGATTTGATTCATCAAGCTTGCTGTAAGTCAGAGCCATGTCTCCCAAAAGCAATTTAGGTGTCTAGATTATTGAGCATtaggttttttccccaagagCAAGCTATCTAAAGATGAGCTTCCTTGAAATGATActgtatgtttttctttttaacagtaTATAAAGCAACTAAATGAAGTTTTCATTCTCTAAAActacaaaataatttacttcAAGTGTTAGAGAAATTCTGCTTTGACACTGTGAAATGAAGAACATTTAGCACATCAATTCACATTCCTCCACAAAATTCTACGGATCACATCAGTTTTTAAGAGGCCTGGCCCCAGAACAGAGCTGTTAGGAGCAGTGACTCAGAAGCATTAGTTTCCTTAGCAGCCCATCTCCTCCTCTGAAGGCACTGCATGTGGCTCCCTGCTGCAACTCTCAATGCTTTGATAGCCCTGTACAATGCTGCTTGAACTCCATGCCACAAGGCAACACTGTAAAGAAGCTGAAAGCAAAGAGAACACTGAAAGAGAATCATCCTGACTGAAAGAGTCAAATGGCCAAGGAAAAAGATATATGTCTGCAGCCACTTTTCACAATGAAGGAAGGTTATCAGTGGCATTGGATAGGGGCATGCACTACAACTTATGTTGATCAATATATTTCAAAAGTCCTCTAGAGAGGAATATGAGCAACAAACATAATAATGgcatacaaaataaaaagagaataaaaaatgaagTGCAAGCATAGCAGTGAAGAGACATCCCgtgactgagaaaaaaatggcagatgaagttcaaattaaaaaagtgaaatgaCACAattgaaaggggaaaagagaaacactTGATGATGCAGACACAATGATAGGCTCCAAATTAGTCACTTTAGACTGTTGACTTCTTAGAAATTAGTTCCATGCTCacataaatgaaatattatGAACTGTTAGTAAAGGAGCTCTGAGCACAAAATTTATCAATATGCCATCACAAATTGAGCAACCACATTCTGAATACCATATGAAAATCTGATAATTCAGTCTTAAAATTACAACAATAAAGactaaaaagacaaaatgaagGAGTGGATAAAAGCGTCTTCTGCTTTTTTAGGTAAGAAGACTAAGTATTAGGACCTTTTGCCTTGGAGAGACCAAGAGGGAGATGTGGCAAAGGTTgattaaaaatcaaatcaaaacacACACCCACCAAAAGCACTAGTGATTAATTATTTACTGTTTCTGATAAAGCCATAAGCTAGATAGGACCAAATAAAGTGATTAGATGGCAGTTTGGTGAGTTTCTTGGGTTGGTTTTGCTCAATTTTTCTGGCTCTGCCTGTGTGTTGTTGATTAAAacataaaagcagcagcaattttttttctaccaacAGAATGCTGTGCAGCTAAAACACTTAtgtgttaaaaatattatataaattcaTTATCTGCTTAGAGCAGATAAAAGGTATTAGTTAACACATAATTGTAAAGGATGCAATCTGCAGATAAAAGCAAGGGCCTAAATGTTTGGGTTTGTGGTGGGGGTTTTTGTGCTtgattgttttggtttttaactgCTGGAAGCTGTAGTGTACAGGTGGAACAATCCATCCCTATTTATCATGCATAATCAAAAGAATGTAATAAGCATCTGAAAGGAGTTTGAGGCAGGAAAatgaactgtatttttcttctttatgaCACAATGCAATGGAACTTGCATCTATCCAAACATCTAACACAACACACAATTTGAACCCATCCTGCtatggaaacaaagaaaaatagtattcaaaataaattctgtcATGCTATAGTAAAACCTGCAAATAACTACAAAGAAGCAGCGTAATAATTATTATTGCAAACATGTTAAAATTTATGTACTACAACTTGAGAACAACTGAACACTCCAGGCTGAAGCTCAATGCTTCAAAGAGATCTTTACAGATaatttttctcccctcttcccTAGCATTGAAGCTTGAACAGCCTTACACTTTACATCAAAGCATACACATAATAAGCCACCAGAATTATGACAGGAcattaaatatatgcatatgtaCCAAAGCCAATGACACAGCTACTACGTCAGCAATTTGCATTTTTGCACCCTGATAATCTCACTATGCTGTTTCTAAAGGTTTTAGGCTCATGGTAAATAACTTACCTCATTCAATGCACACATGCGAGCAATAGAACCTATGTTGTTGGTGATGGTGACCAAAGTAGCTCTGGCCAAGTCCTCTTTACTGATGGAATCTCTCTTCTCTTTACTCATCATATGACCAAAGCTGTGTGAGGAAGATCGTGTCTTTTAACATGAGATATTCAGGTGTGATAAAAGCCCTTAAAATTGTATCATTTAGCaagttttgctttgatttgATAACCATTAATTTGTGATTTCAAATGTGAAAAAGGATCTCATTAGAAAGGCAAACCAATGAGTAAGAACACTTCCAAAATAACTG
The DNA window shown above is from Oenanthe melanoleuca isolate GR-GAL-2019-014 chromosome 6, OMel1.0, whole genome shotgun sequence and carries:
- the PANK1 gene encoding pantothenate kinase 1 isoform X5 — protein: MAAKGDSTNVDKLVKDIYGGDYERFGLQGSAVASSFGHMMSKEKRDSISKEDLARATLVTITNNIGSIARMCALNENIDKVVFVGNFLRINMISMKVLAYAMDYWSKGQLKALFLEHEGYFGAVGALLEMLKMTDDQ